In the Arachis ipaensis cultivar K30076 chromosome B10, Araip1.1, whole genome shotgun sequence genome, one interval contains:
- the LOC107621084 gene encoding peroxidase 47-like, with protein MVYKRPLKCLKIVMANLVTVFVVMGIIVSGFRIGADGLNMNYYLFSCPFVESVVKDIVNRALEDDPSLAAPLLRMHFHDCFIQGCDGSILIDSTEGNKAEKDSPENLSLRGHEIIDDIKEELERQCPGVVSCADILALAARGAVFFAGGPVYDIPKGRKDGTRSKIEDTMNLPSPNFNASHLIKMFGQHGFSAQEMVALSGDHTIGVARCSSFKNRLTKVDPNLNSEFAKTLFRTCSDGDNAEQPFDETWDDFDNLYIDALVSNNGVLASDKTLFTSLRTRNFVNSYAQNQALFFLDFQQAIVKMSLLDIKEGSKGHEIN; from the exons ATGGTGTACAAAAGGCCATTGAAGTGTTTGAAGATAGTGATGGCTAATTTGGTGACAGTGTTTGTTGTGATGGGAATTATAGTGAGTGGTTTCAGAATTGGAGCAGATGGTTTGAACATGAACTACTATTTGTTTAGTTGCCCTTTTGTTGAATCTGTTGTTAAGGACATTGTCAATAGGGCATTGGAAGATGATCCTTCACTTGCTGCTCCTCTTCTTAGAATGCACTTCCATGATTGTTTCATTCAG GGATGTGATGGATCAATTTTGATTGATTCCACAGAGGGTAACAAGGCAGAAAAGGATTCACCAGAAAATTTGAGTTTGAGAGGCCATGAAATCATAGATGACATCAAAGAAGAGCTTGAAAGACAATGCCCTGGAGTAGTTTCATGTGCTGATATTCTTGCTTTAGCTGCTAGAGGTGCAGTTTTTTTT GCAGGGGGGCCAGTTTATGATATACCAAAGGGAAGAAAAGATGGAACAAGGTCCAAAATTGAGGATACCATGAATCTACCATCTCCCAACTTCAATGCTTCTCATCTCATCAAGATGTTTGGCCAACATGGCTTTTCAGCACAAGAGATGGTGGCTCTCTCTG GGGATCATACAATAGGAGTAGCTAGGTGTTCTTCTTTCAAGAACAGGCTGACAAAAGTGGATCCAAATTTGAACTCAGAATTTGCAAAGACACTGTTCAGAACATGCAGTGATGGTGACAATGCTGAGCAGCCCTTCGACGAAACATGGGATGATTTCGACAACTTATACATCGACGCTTTGGTCTCTAACAACGGGGTTCTCGCATCTGATAAAACATTGTTCACTAGTCTAAGAACTAGGAATTTTGTCAACTCTTATGCACAGAACCAAGCCTTGTTCTTCTTGGATTTCCAACAAGCCATAGTCAAAATGAGCTTGCTTGATATTAAAGAAGGTTCCAAGGGTCATGAAATAAACTGA